The following DNA comes from Cedecea neteri.
CAGTACAGCAAACATGTGAGAGGCGCCTTGGGCTGCCGGGCATGGAAGGTAACTACTTTAATGCCGGGATGATTTACCTGAATCTCGAACAGTGGCGGCGAAATCACTTTACCGAAAAAGCGCTGGCGATGATTGGCGATAAAACTACAGAATACAGCTTCCTGGACCAGGATGTACTGAATATTCTTTTCCATAAAAACAGCCTGTTGTTACCAGGAAAATATAATCAGATTTATGACGCGGCACACCATTTTGGGCTCAAAACGTCACACCAGCCTGACAAGGCCATCACCGATGAAACGGTCTTTATTCACTACACCAGCGGCTCAAAACCCTGGCTACAGTGGATGCGCTACCCGGCATCCCTCTATTTTGATATTGCCTTCGAGCAATCGCCATGGAAAGGGCTGCCGCTGCAGGATGCACACACGGTAACTCTTCTTAAACTGCGTTCTAAACACGAATATCGTCAGAAGAAGTATCTCGCCAGCCTTATCACGCAGATAAGGTATGTTGTGAAAAAACTAGGTCTGAAGAAATAAAACCTGTGATGCCCTGAGCATCTATCAGGGCATTATTT
Coding sequences within:
- a CDS encoding glycosyltransferase family 8 protein, which gives rise to MEHIVKYIVSNEYCESGQDEEVHDVVYSIDKNFLLGAAVSATSLLINSRKKFNFHFFTDFLSSEHLEKFNALAQKFQTNVYLYLIDKTSFEDFPVRAKWTIATYYRFIAFNYLSATRKTVLYLDADVMCKASPDELLDIKLGEKYAAVVPDLDSVQQTCERRLGLPGMEGNYFNAGMIYLNLEQWRRNHFTEKALAMIGDKTTEYSFLDQDVLNILFHKNSLLLPGKYNQIYDAAHHFGLKTSHQPDKAITDETVFIHYTSGSKPWLQWMRYPASLYFDIAFEQSPWKGLPLQDAHTVTLLKLRSKHEYRQKKYLASLITQIRYVVKKLGLKK